In one Sesamum indicum cultivar Zhongzhi No. 13 linkage group LG12, S_indicum_v1.0, whole genome shotgun sequence genomic region, the following are encoded:
- the LOC110011250 gene encoding small ubiquitin-related modifier 1-like, which produces MSTPSQEEDKKPGDQSGHINLKVKGQDGNEVFFRIKRSTQLKKLMNAYCDRQSVDFNSIAFLFDGRRLRGEQTPDELEMEDGDEIDAMLHQTGGTRA; this is translated from the exons ATGTCGACACCCAGTCAGGAGGAGGATAAGAAGCCCGGCGATCAATCGGGACACATCAATCTGAAAGTCAAAGGCCAG GATGGAAATGAAGTATTTTTCAGGATTAAGAGAAGCACACAACTAAAGAAACTCATGAATGCGTACTGTGATCGACAATCTGTTGATTTCAACTccattgcatttctttttgaTGGCCGTCGGCTCCGGGGAGAGCAGACTCCTGATGAG CTGGAAATGGAGGATGGTGACGAAATAGATGCTATGCTGCACCAGACTGGAGGCACTCGTGCATAG